The following are encoded in a window of Desulfocurvus vexinensis DSM 17965 genomic DNA:
- a CDS encoding TRAP transporter small permease: protein MATIRMILNRFEEGVISLLLAAMTLEVFVEVILRYGFNTGLLWGTELTLHLGAWMVLFGASYGIKVGSHIGVDAFLRVQPPAARRVISTLAVLGAMCYCVLVMIGAWAYLAKMYAIGIELQDIPVPRWMAHSILFIGYVMLFARLLELLVRVVTGKADGFKLPDEAKEGIKMYVKRGAGGATAPGATPDGGEVPRP, encoded by the coding sequence ATGGCCACCATACGCATGATTCTCAACCGCTTCGAGGAGGGGGTCATCTCCCTGCTGCTCGCGGCCATGACCCTGGAAGTCTTCGTCGAGGTCATCCTGCGCTACGGGTTCAACACGGGCCTGCTCTGGGGAACGGAGCTGACCCTGCACCTGGGCGCGTGGATGGTGCTCTTCGGGGCGTCCTACGGCATCAAGGTCGGCTCGCACATCGGGGTGGACGCGTTCTTGCGCGTCCAGCCCCCGGCGGCGCGCCGGGTGATCAGCACCCTGGCCGTGCTGGGTGCCATGTGCTACTGCGTCCTGGTGATGATCGGCGCCTGGGCCTATCTCGCCAAGATGTACGCCATCGGCATCGAGTTGCAGGATATCCCCGTCCCGCGCTGGATGGCCCACAGCATCCTGTTCATCGGCTACGTGATGCTGTTCGCGCGGCTGCTCGAGCTGCTGGTGCGTGTGGTCACGGGCAAGGCCGACGGCTTCAAGCTGCCCGACGAGGCCAAAGAGGGCATCAAGATGTACGTCAAGCGCGGCGCCGGGGGTGCAACTGCTCCCGGTGCCACGCCTGACGGCGGGGAGGTGCCCAGGCCATGA
- a CDS encoding sensor histidine kinase has protein sequence MNAPSLNAIIHRKLLVLVLAPSLVFTLVLGSAIAYRQYTGLVERNAMLTQSLARYVAAYMDDTRHALRHASLDVPAASERALTAELANLYASFPHFERLLWLNQDGDITAAYPSGMVGQDFPFLFNPAGEGQGISRPVYAPGAGGLTIYLAHPARGGWSIVAELSLEALRAHLNDFAPPGEATRLLLTDAHGNLIVHPDDTQVRQQTNVGGWELFSRLGDQERLAAVFRQEGVLHAGAVEVLPELGWRLALFTPLGEILVPVSRTVAGLIVFLLAFFTIIAASFRYELHRRVVAPLSAFAGTLQHAARGDYRDSAIAGPDTFAELGVMEREFTSMAAMIAGRERDLRHSRAHLGSIVDSLASAVLAVDAQARVTLMNAGAARLCGLDPAQARGQDAYRLFPILQGARKHLSAALTMGRAGKLEHQPGPSDARSAFYDLAFAPLSGEGDGGAVIRIEDVTTRVQLEEIMIQTEKMMSVGGLAAGMAHEINNPLGGILQSAQNIRRRTSPELPANREAAAALGTSMDTIQAYMRERGVLRMLDGISESGQRAAAIVANMLNFSRRSSSRHVPTDLHALIERVLALAASDYDLKKRYDFRKIHIQRTFDPALPQVPCTPTEIEQVLLNVFKNAAQAMSGMRPPPARPTLTVTTRAEAGYAEIRIRDNGPGIGPENRKRIFEPFFTTKAPGEGTGLGLSVSYFIITNNHKGSFTLDSEPGHGAEFIIRLPVGTAPPAQRAG, from the coding sequence ATGAACGCCCCGTCCCTCAACGCCATCATCCACCGCAAGCTCCTGGTGCTGGTCCTGGCTCCGAGCCTGGTCTTCACCCTGGTGCTGGGCTCGGCCATCGCCTACCGCCAGTACACCGGGCTCGTCGAACGCAACGCCATGCTGACCCAGTCCCTGGCGCGCTATGTGGCGGCCTACATGGACGACACCCGCCACGCCCTGCGCCACGCTTCGCTGGACGTCCCCGCCGCTTCCGAGCGGGCGCTCACCGCCGAGCTGGCCAACCTCTATGCCTCATTCCCGCATTTCGAGCGCCTGCTGTGGCTCAACCAGGACGGCGACATCACCGCGGCCTACCCCTCGGGCATGGTCGGGCAGGACTTCCCCTTCCTGTTCAACCCGGCGGGCGAGGGCCAGGGCATCTCCCGGCCCGTCTACGCCCCCGGCGCCGGAGGCCTAACCATCTACCTCGCCCACCCCGCCCGGGGCGGCTGGAGCATCGTCGCCGAGCTGAGCCTGGAGGCCCTGCGCGCGCACCTCAACGACTTCGCCCCGCCCGGCGAGGCCACCCGGCTGCTGCTCACCGACGCCCACGGCAACCTCATCGTGCATCCCGACGACACCCAGGTCCGCCAGCAGACCAATGTCGGCGGCTGGGAGCTGTTTTCCAGGCTGGGCGACCAGGAGCGACTGGCCGCCGTGTTCCGCCAGGAGGGCGTCCTGCACGCCGGGGCCGTGGAGGTGCTGCCCGAGCTGGGCTGGCGCCTGGCCCTGTTCACCCCCCTGGGCGAGATTCTCGTGCCGGTGTCGCGCACCGTGGCCGGGCTGATCGTCTTCCTGCTGGCCTTTTTCACCATCATCGCCGCCAGCTTCCGCTACGAGCTGCACCGCCGCGTGGTGGCCCCGCTGTCGGCCTTCGCGGGCACCCTGCAACACGCCGCACGCGGCGACTACCGCGACTCGGCCATCGCCGGGCCCGACACCTTCGCCGAGCTGGGCGTCATGGAGCGCGAGTTCACCTCCATGGCCGCCATGATCGCCGGGCGCGAGCGCGACCTGCGCCACAGCCGTGCGCACCTGGGCAGCATCGTCGATTCCCTGGCCAGCGCCGTGCTCGCCGTGGACGCCCAGGCCCGTGTCACGCTCATGAACGCGGGCGCCGCCCGGCTGTGCGGCCTGGACCCCGCGCAGGCCCGGGGCCAGGACGCCTACCGGCTCTTCCCCATCCTGCAGGGCGCGCGCAAGCACCTGAGTGCCGCGCTGACCATGGGCCGCGCGGGCAAGCTGGAGCACCAGCCGGGGCCCAGCGACGCGCGCAGCGCCTTCTACGACCTAGCCTTCGCCCCCCTGTCCGGCGAGGGCGACGGCGGCGCCGTCATCCGCATCGAGGATGTGACCACCCGCGTCCAGCTCGAAGAGATCATGATCCAGACCGAGAAGATGATGAGCGTGGGCGGGCTGGCCGCGGGCATGGCCCACGAGATCAACAACCCCCTGGGCGGCATCCTGCAAAGCGCCCAGAACATCCGTCGCCGCACCAGCCCCGAGCTGCCCGCCAACCGCGAGGCCGCCGCCGCCCTGGGCACGAGCATGGACACCATCCAGGCCTACATGCGCGAGCGCGGCGTCCTGCGCATGCTCGACGGCATCAGCGAATCGGGCCAGCGCGCGGCGGCCATCGTCGCCAACATGCTCAACTTCAGCCGCCGCAGCTCCTCGCGCCACGTCCCCACCGACCTGCACGCCCTCATCGAACGCGTGCTGGCCCTGGCCGCCAGCGACTACGACCTGAAAAAGCGCTACGATTTCCGCAAGATCCACATCCAGCGCACCTTCGACCCCGCCCTGCCCCAGGTGCCCTGCACGCCCACGGAGATCGAGCAGGTGCTGCTCAACGTCTTCAAGAACGCCGCCCAGGCCATGAGCGGCATGCGGCCGCCCCCCGCACGGCCCACCCTGACCGTCACCACCCGCGCCGAGGCGGGCTACGCCGAGATCCGCATCCGCGACAACGGCCCGGGCATCGGCCCGGAAAACCGCAAGCGCATCTTCGAGCCCTTCTTCACCACCAAGGCCCCGGGCGAAGGCACGGGCCTGGGGCTGTCCGTGTCCTACTTCATCATCACCAACAACCACAAAGGCTCCTTCACCCTGGACTCCGAGCCCGGCCACGGCGCCGAATTCATCATCCGCCTGCCTGTGGGCACGGCGCCGCCCGCGCAGCGGGCCGGCTGA
- a CDS encoding radical SAM protein, protein MAWHWVKRLLDRLGAPELAWVQVEITTRCNARCGYCPRTALGPRWSSRDMPLELFRELLRCLGQTRQAHLQGWGEPLLHPQFFEMVRLCKARGLAVSTTTNGIALDDASLLRLVELEVDVLGVSLAGTSPQANDALRAGTSMERLAQRLGRLAELKARLGKPRPEVHLAYLNVADGPQDLALLPELARDMGATKIMVSELSPVATPEMPGLAQDPRRLGLDGGEAAYQALAERGAALGLEVFWASRLRRVTGLPCTENPETACVVGVQGQVTPCVSCCPVLAGEGEGTGPAALPAVRPMVFGDLRRDSLTDIWHSEPYARFRALFDPQAQEPLWPPQCANCPQRGEVRPLES, encoded by the coding sequence ATGGCCTGGCATTGGGTGAAGCGGCTGCTGGACCGGCTTGGCGCGCCGGAACTGGCCTGGGTGCAGGTGGAGATCACCACCCGCTGCAACGCGCGCTGCGGCTATTGCCCGCGCACGGCCCTGGGGCCGCGCTGGTCCAGCCGGGACATGCCGCTCGAACTCTTCCGCGAGTTGCTGCGCTGCCTTGGCCAGACCAGGCAGGCGCACCTGCAAGGCTGGGGCGAACCCCTGCTGCACCCGCAGTTTTTCGAAATGGTCCGGCTGTGCAAGGCCAGGGGCCTGGCCGTGAGCACCACCACCAACGGCATCGCCCTGGATGACGCCAGCCTGCTGCGCCTCGTCGAGCTGGAGGTGGACGTGCTGGGGGTCAGCCTCGCGGGCACCAGCCCGCAGGCCAACGACGCCCTGCGGGCCGGGACGAGCATGGAACGGCTCGCGCAGCGGCTGGGTCGCCTGGCCGAGCTGAAGGCGCGCCTGGGTAAGCCTCGCCCCGAGGTGCACTTGGCCTACCTGAACGTGGCGGACGGCCCGCAGGATCTGGCCTTGCTCCCGGAGCTGGCCCGCGACATGGGCGCCACCAAGATCATGGTCAGCGAACTGTCCCCGGTGGCGACGCCGGAAATGCCCGGCTTGGCCCAGGATCCACGCCGCCTGGGGCTGGACGGGGGTGAGGCGGCGTATCAGGCGCTGGCCGAGCGCGGCGCGGCCCTGGGGCTGGAGGTCTTCTGGGCCTCGCGCCTGCGCCGCGTGACGGGGCTGCCCTGCACGGAGAACCCCGAGACGGCCTGCGTGGTGGGGGTGCAGGGCCAGGTCACGCCCTGTGTCTCCTGCTGCCCCGTCCTGGCGGGCGAAGGAGAGGGGACCGGGCCCGCAGCGTTGCCCGCCGTCCGGCCCATGGTCTTTGGCGACCTGCGCCGCGACTCCCTGACCGACATCTGGCACAGCGAACCCTACGCCCGTTTCCGGGCCTTGTTCGACCCCCAGGCGCAGGAGCCCTTGTGGCCGCCGCAGTGCGCGAACTGCCCGCAACGCGGCGAGGTGCGGCCCCTGGAGAGCTGA
- a CDS encoding TRAP transporter large permease has protein sequence MTTVALFLILFLCLLSGMPIAMGLGLASISTILFFSNDSLASVSLKLMANLGEHYTLLAIPFFILSSSFLSTGGVANRLIRFAVDCVGSIRGGLAMASVLACMLFAAVSGSSPATVAAIGSIVIAGMVRSGYPESMAAGVICNAGTLGILIPPSIVMLVYAAATEESAARLFMAGVVPGLMMGLMLMAVIYVVARVKNLPAQPWPGVRALLLSFISASGGLFLIFIVLGSIYLGVASPTEAAALSAVYAYVVAVFIYRDMGPLKGVPWRTSGESLGAAALRNVGGMLLAFPRSLYHPEVRKVVLDASKVSIMLLFIIGNAMLFAHVLTTERIPHHIAELIVHWNLPSWGFLIVVNILLLIAGNFMEPSAILLIMAPILFPISQQLGIDGTHLGIIMVVNMEIGMITPPVGLNLFVTSGITGKPLTWVLRAALPWLMVLLVFLVLVTYIPEISLTLPDYIDKMRGYK, from the coding sequence ATGACCACCGTCGCCCTGTTCCTCATCCTCTTCCTGTGCCTGCTCTCGGGCATGCCCATCGCCATGGGCCTGGGCCTGGCGAGCATCTCGACCATCCTGTTCTTCTCCAACGATTCGCTGGCGTCCGTCTCCCTGAAGCTCATGGCCAACCTGGGCGAACACTACACCCTGTTGGCCATTCCGTTCTTCATCCTCTCCTCGTCCTTCCTGTCCACGGGCGGGGTGGCCAACCGGCTGATCCGTTTTGCGGTGGACTGCGTGGGCTCCATCCGGGGCGGCCTGGCCATGGCCTCGGTGCTGGCCTGCATGCTCTTCGCCGCCGTGTCGGGCTCCTCGCCCGCCACCGTGGCGGCCATCGGCAGCATCGTCATCGCGGGCATGGTCCGCTCCGGGTATCCGGAGTCCATGGCTGCGGGCGTCATCTGCAACGCGGGCACCCTGGGCATCCTCATCCCGCCGTCCATCGTCATGCTCGTCTACGCGGCGGCCACCGAAGAGTCCGCCGCGCGGCTGTTCATGGCCGGTGTCGTGCCCGGGCTGATGATGGGCCTTATGCTCATGGCCGTGATCTACGTGGTGGCGCGGGTGAAGAATCTGCCCGCCCAGCCCTGGCCGGGCGTGCGGGCGCTGCTGCTCTCGTTCATCTCGGCCTCGGGCGGGCTGTTCCTGATCTTCATCGTGCTCGGGTCCATCTACCTCGGCGTGGCCAGCCCCACCGAGGCGGCGGCCCTGTCGGCGGTGTACGCCTATGTGGTGGCGGTGTTCATCTACCGCGACATGGGCCCGCTCAAGGGCGTGCCCTGGCGCACGTCCGGCGAGAGCCTGGGGGCGGCGGCCCTGCGCAACGTGGGCGGCATGCTCCTGGCCTTCCCCAGGAGCCTCTACCACCCCGAGGTGCGCAAGGTCGTGCTGGACGCCTCCAAGGTGTCCATCATGCTGCTGTTCATCATCGGCAACGCCATGCTCTTCGCCCACGTGCTGACCACCGAGCGCATCCCGCACCACATCGCCGAGCTCATCGTGCACTGGAACCTGCCCTCCTGGGGGTTCCTCATTGTCGTCAACATCCTGCTGCTCATCGCGGGCAACTTCATGGAGCCGTCGGCCATCCTGCTGATCATGGCGCCCATCCTGTTCCCCATCTCGCAGCAGCTGGGCATCGACGGCACCCACCTGGGCATCATCATGGTCGTGAACATGGAGATCGGCATGATCACGCCACCGGTGGGCCTGAACCTGTTCGTGACCTCGGGTATCACCGGCAAACCGCTGACCTGGGTGCTGCGCGCGGCGCTGCCCTGGCTCATGGTCCTGCTGGTCTTCCTGGTGCTGGTCACCTACATCCCGGAGATATCCCTGACCCTGCCCGACTACATCGACAAGATGCGCGGCTACAAGTAG
- a CDS encoding TRAP transporter substrate-binding protein has protein sequence MELLRKVLVACFVMAFVIALAGAAQAGPIVIKYSHVVAENTPKGQMAIKLKELVDERLAGKVVVEVFPNSQLFDDDKVLSAMLLGDVQLAAPALSKFEKFTKRLQIYDLPFLFRDMEAIDRFQQGPQGQELLNSMADKGLVGLGYLHNGLKQISSNMPLRVPADAKGRKFRIMQSDVLAAQFEVLDAVPLKAPFSEVFTLLQTKAIDGQENSWSNIYSKKFYEVQPYITETDHGVLDYMLVTSAEFWNSLPEDVRTVLKECIDEAIVHNNVVSDAKSIEDKQKIAESGRTEIIELTDAEREQWVEAMKPVWKQFEGDIGTEMLEAAVASNKK, from the coding sequence ATGGAACTGCTGCGCAAAGTGCTGGTTGCCTGCTTCGTCATGGCGTTCGTGATCGCCCTGGCGGGCGCGGCCCAGGCCGGGCCCATCGTCATCAAGTATTCCCACGTCGTTGCCGAAAACACGCCCAAGGGCCAGATGGCCATCAAGCTCAAGGAGCTTGTGGATGAGCGCCTGGCCGGGAAGGTCGTGGTGGAAGTGTTCCCCAACTCCCAGCTCTTCGACGACGACAAGGTGCTCTCGGCCATGCTGCTGGGCGACGTGCAGCTGGCGGCCCCGGCCCTGTCCAAGTTCGAGAAGTTCACCAAGCGGCTGCAGATCTACGACCTGCCCTTCCTGTTCCGCGACATGGAAGCCATCGACCGCTTCCAGCAGGGCCCCCAGGGCCAGGAGCTGCTGAACTCCATGGCCGACAAGGGCCTCGTCGGCCTGGGCTACCTGCACAACGGCCTCAAGCAGATCAGCTCCAACATGCCCCTGCGCGTGCCTGCCGACGCCAAGGGCCGCAAGTTCCGCATCATGCAGTCCGACGTTCTGGCCGCGCAGTTCGAGGTCCTGGACGCCGTGCCCCTCAAGGCGCCCTTCTCCGAGGTCTTCACTCTGCTGCAGACCAAGGCCATCGACGGGCAGGAGAACTCCTGGTCGAACATCTATTCCAAGAAGTTCTACGAGGTGCAGCCCTATATCACCGAGACCGACCACGGCGTGCTGGACTACATGCTGGTGACCTCCGCCGAATTCTGGAACAGTCTGCCCGAAGACGTGCGCACCGTGCTCAAGGAGTGCATCGACGAAGCCATCGTGCACAACAACGTCGTCTCCGACGCCAAGTCCATCGAGGACAAGCAGAAGATCGCCGAGTCGGGCCGCACCGAGATCATCGAGCTGACCGACGCCGAGCGTGAGCAGTGGGTCGAGGCCATGAAGCCGGTGTGGAAGCAGTTCGAGGGCGACATCGGCACCGAAATGCTGGAGGCCGCCGTTGCCTCCAACAAGAAGTAG
- a CDS encoding Tim44 domain-containing protein, with amino-acid sequence MRIIVQFFAVALLALAVCAVDASPADAARFGGGKSFGGNKSFNQNYSKPAPTQRQTGQQQMGAPARPGMGAMGGMLGGLLAGTLLGSLFFGQPFAGGGMLDILLIGGVLFLLFRLLRGRRPMAQPAGAGMGYGGPPSGPMTRDAGPGAAWGGLASAADARPEVSTPPGFDEAEFLQGAKAAYGRLQTSWDARDLDDIRQFTTDAVFSEIGAQAQADPGPSRTEVLMVDARLLEARAEGPATLATVYFDALLRENQGGTTAQVREVWHFRRQDDVSGGMWLLDGIQQLEQ; translated from the coding sequence ATGAGAATCATTGTGCAATTTTTTGCAGTTGCCCTCCTGGCCCTGGCCGTATGCGCCGTGGACGCAAGCCCCGCCGACGCAGCCCGCTTTGGCGGCGGCAAGTCCTTTGGCGGCAACAAATCCTTCAACCAGAACTATTCCAAGCCCGCGCCGACCCAGCGCCAGACCGGGCAGCAGCAGATGGGCGCCCCGGCCCGCCCGGGCATGGGCGCCATGGGCGGCATGCTCGGCGGCCTGCTGGCCGGCACCCTGCTGGGCTCGCTGTTCTTCGGCCAGCCCTTTGCCGGGGGCGGGATGCTCGACATCCTGCTCATCGGCGGAGTGTTGTTCCTGCTCTTCCGCCTGCTGCGCGGGCGCAGGCCCATGGCCCAGCCCGCCGGGGCGGGCATGGGCTACGGCGGGCCGCCCTCCGGCCCCATGACCCGCGACGCTGGGCCCGGCGCGGCCTGGGGCGGGCTGGCCAGCGCCGCCGATGCCCGGCCCGAGGTCAGCACTCCCCCGGGCTTCGACGAGGCTGAGTTCCTGCAGGGCGCCAAGGCCGCCTATGGCCGCCTGCAAACCTCGTGGGACGCCCGCGACCTGGACGACATCCGCCAGTTCACCACCGACGCTGTGTTCTCGGAAATCGGCGCCCAGGCCCAGGCCGACCCCGGCCCCTCGCGCACCGAGGTGCTGATGGTCGATGCCCGGCTGCTCGAAGCCCGCGCCGAGGGCCCGGCCACCCTGGCCACCGTGTACTTCGACGCCCTGCTGCGCGAAAACCAGGGCGGCACCACCGCCCAGGTCCGCGAGGTCTGGCATTTCCGCCGCCAGGACGACGTGTCCGGCGGCATGTGGCTGCTCGACGGCATCCAGCAGCTCGAGCAGTAG
- a CDS encoding peptidylprolyl isomerase, whose protein sequence is MLTCTAKHILVPTEEACLELKQKIEAGAEFEAMAREHSKCPSGRQGGDLGTFRPGMMVEAFDKVCFTEAVGTVHGPVRTQFGYHLILITSREGKAE, encoded by the coding sequence ATGCTGACCTGTACCGCCAAGCACATCCTGGTGCCCACGGAAGAAGCCTGCCTGGAGCTGAAGCAGAAGATCGAGGCCGGGGCCGAGTTCGAGGCCATGGCCCGCGAGCATTCCAAGTGCCCTTCGGGCCGCCAGGGCGGTGACCTGGGCACCTTCCGCCCCGGGATGATGGTCGAGGCATTCGACAAGGTCTGTTTCACCGAGGCGGTGGGCACGGTCCACGGCCCGGTGCGCACCCAGTTCGGCTACCACCTGATCCTGATCACCAGCCGCGAGGGCAAGGCCGAATAG